One Salvelinus fontinalis isolate EN_2023a unplaced genomic scaffold, ASM2944872v1 scaffold_0073, whole genome shotgun sequence DNA window includes the following coding sequences:
- the LOC129842879 gene encoding piggyBac transposable element-derived protein 4-like, producing MRTMMRTTTTRTTTTRNTTPPSVLPPPTTPRSPGFSAAQVLEQISSSVDQEDEEDYCDSEEEDVSEDEDGEEYNPERDADDYGDDSASRSSSSSEEEPEEEPEEEPEGDAAAAREERDREPDRAREPERERETLLSKNGKIKWSSAAYRGPDRPRAIRQPCPAVTPGPTAYAASRALDIESAFRLFVTPAIERIIVDMTNLQGVRKYGDGWRPMDSTDLRAYVGLLILAGVYRSRGEAAASLWDAESGRTVFRATMPLKAFHKYSRLLRFDDRQSRPARLATDRLAAVREVWDLWEERLQALYNPGPEVTVDEQLVPFRGRCPFRQYIPSKPAKYGIKSWVACDAKSSYAWKMQVYTGKAAGGCPEKNQGARVVLDLTEGLPAGHNVTCDNFFTSYELGQRLLERNLTMVGTVRKNKPELPPALLQSKGRQVSSSRFAFTPTATLVSYLAKRNKNVLLLSTRHAEPDVSDRRDRKPALILDYNCNKGGVDNLDKVVGTYSCRRMTARWPLVIFHNILDVSSYNAFVIWREINPDWMPGKRNKRRVFLEQLGKALVKPLIQRRQRLPRTEAASALVKVIRGERVSAEARPQARERAAGPAAAAAPAAPLGASKRKRCQVCPPKKDAKTHTACCRCKKYICKGCSHPYCHTCAHWAFSQDGTE from the exons atgaggacgatgatgaggacgacgacgacgaggacgacgacgacgaggaatacgaccccgccgagcgtgttgcctccgcctacgacgcctcgcagtcccggtttcagcgcggctcaggtcctggaacagatatcctccagcgtcgaccaagaagacgaagaagactactgcgattccgaagaggaggacgtttcggaagatgaagacggtgaggaatacaaccccgagcgcgacgcggacgactacggagacgactcggcctcgcggtcgagctcctcttcggaggaagagccggaggaagagccggaggaagagccggagggagacgcggccgctgcccgagaggagcgagacagagagccagacagagccagagagccagagcgagaaagggagacgtTGCTGTCGAAAAACGGCAAAATCAAATGGTCCTCCGCGGCCTATCGCGGCCCGGACCGACCCCGCGCCATCCGCCAGCCCTGCCCCGCCGTGACGCCGGGCCCCACGGCCTACGCCGCGTCGCGAGCGCTCGACATCGAGTCCGCCTTCCGGCTGTTTGTCACACCGGCGATAGAAAGGATCATCGTGGACATGACCAATCTGCAGGGGGTGAGAAAATACGGAGACGGCTGGCGACCCATGGACTCCACCGACCTGCGCGCCTACGTAGGGCTGCTGATCCTAGCCGGCGTCTACAGGTCCCGAGGCGAGGCCGCGGCCAGCCTGTGGGACGCCGAGAGCGGCAGGACCGTGTTCCGCGCCACCATGCCGCTCAAGGCGTTTCACAAGTACTCGAGGCTGCTGCGATTCGACGACCGCCAGTCGAGACCCGCGAGACTCGCCACCGACAGACTGGCGGCCGTGAGAGAGGTGTGGGACCTGTGGGAGGAGCGGCTGCAGGCCCTCTACAACCCGGGGCCCGAAGTGACGGTGGACGAACAACTGGTCCCGTTCAGAG gacgctgccctttccgacagtacattcccagcaagccggccaaatacggcatcaagtcgtgggtggcctgcgacgccaagtccagctacgcttggaagatgcaagtgtacaccggcaaggcggccggcggatgccccgagaagaaccagggcgcgcgcgtcgtcctcgatctgaccgagggactgccggccggtcacaacgtcacgtgtgacaatttcttcacctcctacgaactcgggcagcggctcctcgagaggaacctcaccatggtgggcacggtgcgaaagaacaagcccgagctccctcccgcgctgctccagtccaagggcagacaggtctcgtcctccaggttcgccttcacgcccaccgccactctagtgtcctacctggcaaagagaaataagaacgtgctgcttctgagcacgcggcacgcggagcccgacgtcagcgatcgccgagaccggaagccggccctcatcctagactacaactgcaacaagggcggcgtggacaacctagacaaggtggtcgggacctacagctgcagacggatgaccgcccgctggcccctggtcatcttccacaacatcctcgacgtgtcctcctacaacgcctttgtcatatggcgagagatcaaccccgactggatgcccgggaagcggaacaagaggagggtgttcctggagcagctcggaaaggcgctcgtgaagcccttgatccaaagaaggcagcgtctcccccgcaccgaagccgcgtccgcacttgtcaaagtcatacggggcgagcgtgtatccgccgaggctcgtccgcaggcccgcgagcgagccgccggcccggccgccgccgccgccccggccgccccgctgggggcgagtaagaggaagaggtgtcaggtctgcccacccaagaaggacgccaagacacacacagcgtgctgcaggtgtaagaaatacatctgcaaaggctgttcacacccatactgtcacacttgtgcccactgggcctttagccaagacgggacagagtga